AATAATTCTGGCTATCATTAGATTGATGGGGGGGATTTAGATTTTGCATGTTCAGGCATTTAGCTGGCGCTGGTATCCAGAAGAACAAGCTTCAATTTGTAGTTAACCAACAAAACGTCCAATCAAAAGGGAGGAATACAAATCAGTCTGAGCCAAAGTTTGCATAGAATTGCAAAAGAAACACTAAATTTAACTCTTATTTGTTTGCAAGCCTGTTTCAGcgtcattgcatttttattgttgtgtcatgttttaattatttttcgtTTAGGCCTTTTGAAAGCAGAATCTGATTTTGTCTAAATGGCGCCCTAAAAAAAGTAGAATGTCTTTGGCTCAGCTGATAATGTCCCTGTGACCCTGCGATGATCATGTGTGAGTGGATTGCTGCATGGgaaaaggaaataaaataagCGCTAAGGGGAGACatcgttttttgttgttgctccaAGATAGGAGGATATTACAGCTGGTGGAAGAGGACATCATTCAGTGGGGGAAAAGGGTTATGTGAAGTACTTCTCGGAGAGATTAGTTTTCAGCCTTCCAGGGAAGATGGTGGCTGCCTCGGCTGCTCCAAATCGCCAGGGAAGGTCATTGTGTCTGCGGGtgcaccgtgtgtgtgtttatgggaTGAAATTATAggaaaaaaatatagaaaagacTAAACAGTATCTGCAGGGAAGTGATGCTTTGACAAATTTACTGTTACTGCAAATGAGTCTGATTAGTAAAGTAGTAGATGTGATTTCAAGCACATTATGAGGCGCGATATATAAACCTTATATTTATTCACAACGATGTTGATATCGATGTAATGTACAGTCTGGAGATCAAGAGACTTTGTTCTTTAGGCTTAGATCTGTCATTACAATGAACGTGTGTGACgatgatttcattttttataaGTGATATTAAGTGCAGAAGTTGCTGCAATCAGTCACATCTGTGCCTTGTTGTGATGGCTAATTTAACACTGAATGACAGCTAATTAATATTTCTTTGAAGtggttctctttttttctcgcCTCTCTCACTTCACTCTGATGACAATCACAGTgatgaagattttttttacggagtttttgtgtttgtattgtgTGCTGTGTTCTTAGATGCAGTACAGCTGTAGCTCTTCAGCAGGACACCTTTCCTCGCCTTACTGGAGTagaagtaagtgtgtgtgtgtgtgtgtgtgtgtgtgtgtgtgtgtgtgtgtgtgtaaagataTATGTCTGTGTAAACTCTGATCAGCAGcagtgtttttgtgaaaaatcATTACAGAAAATTCCTTCATATTAACACAGTATATTAGCCCTTATTTCTATggacttttctaacagtgtagtgtgctgtgtgtgtgtgtgtgtgtgtgtgtttgtgtgtgcatccgTGTGTTGAGTGTGTACAAAGATATATGTCTGTGTAAACCCTGATctgcagcagtgttttttttattgtgtgtgtgtgtgtgtgtgtgtgtgtgtgtgtgtgtgtgtgtgtgtgtgtgtgtgtgtgtttatgtaccTTCATTCACAGCTATTTacatgtgtgtgggtttgtgtgggATGTCATTTGTGTGGGATATGTTTCATATTTATGTAAGAGTTATTATATATTCATTCTGTGCATTGTATATTCGCCTGTAGCACAGGGGCATGATAAAAATAGATATAATCATAATAAGCAAAGCAACAGTGATCATGTCATCACTGACAAATGATGCCGCCCCTCTCTTGACCAATCAGCAACCGATATTGTAAGGTGGCCTGTTTCAGTTTTAGCGCCCCACTTTTCTCTACTTTGATTCATGATATAAGTTAATATGGCAGGTATGGTGTCCACGACGGAGGGCCAGAGTGGAAattactgctgcattaatgtgtatgttgcatttcactGCTGTACACGCTTAAGGTTGTGCTCATATTCAGAGCCGGATTAAATGGAAAGATTACATTAGGCATACTACATTTTTTCAGGCTCCCTCCAAATGGATACTTTGTTATTTTATAATATCCACGTTAGGAAGTGCATCTTTTAGGCCTAGCTCTCGGAATGTCTGATACATGTCCATGGATGTTTGTTCATTTTTCAACATCAACTACAACTTGCAGCAATAACAGAAAACCGAGCCAGTAGACTGCAAGTAGGCTATATTAACTAATCCTACATCAGTATTTCTCCGTTTCGTTTTTTTCCTGAAAGAAATGTTCCTTAGTTAGGCTACGGTTAGTCTATATCCCTGACGTTCTaccgctggaaattccaccagatgtccctcttttcggccggatgtccgttaccttcctcttcctttgtgttggcattctaaactccggtggattttaGCCAAtatatggttaactgctcctcagatctctgcagggtaaatccagacagctagctagactctcTGTTCAAtcttgagttttctgttgcacgaataaaacaacttttgaacgtacacactttcaaccaaaacaagttccttcccgaggctattttgcagaggcactgtggctctgtcaggcgcttagcaccgcccaagacgatcgtgattggtttaaagaaatgccaataaaccagagcacgtttttctcccatcccggaatgctgtgtgcacTGGCCAGaccctcatttgcataaagttggctggattcaactttatgcaaatgagaagCGGGCGACTCGACACCCAGCTACTCCACAGTCCCTGCAATGCTatcagaatgcattgcacggctgctcccATAGACATGAATGGGAAGCAATGAATGGGAAGCAACTGCATGACTTAtatactatatctttacatacaTATTTCTTTACTGCTATATTATTGTTCTGAATGTCGAGTACAGCccatttaagtactgtacttgagtaaatgtacttagttacattccaccactgatgctAGCTAAGCGCAGAACTAATCACTATTGTAAAGCATCAAGTCTTGACACACTGAATTTCCAAAAATTATTTGTTATTAACTTAAGACAGGAAATAAGATTATACGTTCTATGTTTGTTTGAAGAAACAGGATGTGAGGTGCATACACTccataaaggtaaaaaaaaaaaaaaaaaagtctaaatgaAGAATTTACAGATATCTATTTTGCTGCAGAAACGTAGACCTTTGTAACAAATAATTGTGTTGTAAACTCAACATAATGAGCTTGAAATTGTTTTCTCGTAATGAAGGAGTGATTAGTTTGTGCTCACAGGAAAACAAAAGCTTCATGATCACAAACAAAAAGATAATGGAAGAAATAATTACACATTCTCTGTGTCCTCACTTGCACTAGATAAAGTTTTGCATAATTATTCCTTCTTGAATGGTGAAATGTTTCATTTCCCCATGTTTTATCAACATCCAAGTAATATGTAATTTGTGACACATTGTTGAACataaaaaaaggacaaacaaAGACTTGATGTGGAATAAGAATGAAGGAATCTCTGCACATTAGCATCTGAGGCTGGATCTGGAATGATGAGACTTGGAGTACATAGTTATATTCGGAGCTTTTTACTTACTAACTAACTCAACTACTTGAAAATGCCAAAACACTGACGTGCCATGATGGCAAGGGCCTAACTTTGGGTTCAGCATTGGGGGGGTAAAGATCTCCAACTATTTAGAGAGGACGcgggacatgtctgcatgtattaactcccccatcccccctgtaaattatgcCTATGCATGGTGGCATAGGGGCTCCAGGGTTTCCCAAGTTCCCGGTTTGAGTCTGACCTTTGTCAAGTGGCATAACATACGCCCCAAAGTACTCTAACGGAAAGGTTCAgtgttttgggaaatatgcttctTCACTTTGTTATTAAGTAGAGCAGTCAAGTAGCTACAGTAAACGAgatgattgataccactctcatttcTGTGTGGTAAATATGAGTCTACAGCCAGCAGTGGGTTAGctaagcttagcataaagactggaaacgaggaaacagctagcctggctctgcccaaatgtaacaaaatctgcctagcagcacctctaaagctcactaattaacatgttttatCACGTTAGAGTAGTATCAACCTTCTCATCAGACgattaagtgtatttcccaaaatgttgaactaaatctttaaaaaacaaatgctaCAAAACAGTGATGCATAACCACCCCAAGCTTCATCCAAATCTGATATGTGGTTTTCCAAGACAAACTACACAACTGACAAACAAATGAATAAGCAAACGTACTGGCAGGGACTCATCAGTACAGCAGCGCTTCAACTTGAAGCGATAAGTAGCATTTCACTGACTTCCCAGCAGAGATGTGGACTTGAAACTCGAGTCTACTCGAGTCACCGTTttgataacaaaaaataaatgacttgaGACTCGTCTCGGCcttgtaaatgaatgaatgaaagtgGCTCGACACTTGACTTGAGGCATGATGACTCAGATGACTTGCGTGTATTCATAAGTTTGAATGTTAGCTGAACTGAACTGTTGAATGCAATACCTGCTCATCACTAATTTCAGCCAGACTACAACCTCAAACTTTGTTCGTCATTTGTAAACTCATTCTGATCGGTAAGTGTCTGCCACGAGGTCTGATGTTAgcctagggtgaccagatttcccggaactaaaaccgggacactttgcacatgaccgtagtgctcgtgcacgcacacgctttttaatgtgaacatgtcccagcccaggtcagacatagacacagacagattagacacaattttgccaacagcacacgtaggcctactgctcacaacaaaATGgagtatctcagttaatattcatgaattttcttggtatgtagcctacatatctaagaaataatattaaaagacattgattGAGTTTTGTGTGgaaccaactttatttttcagaattgaagcattcttttggaaaatgcacccactgaacttgtgaaacaCTTTGTGAAAagatatttttcattgcatggcactaaacaaattatttggaactgctgccacaggcttgaactaaagttatggtaacactttacggtaagggtacatgaattatgaattcatgcatgaattaattcatgatttgtgcattacttcattcctttataatttatgaatcatcaggaattgacatgagttcatagcctctcattcatgacctcatgcatgaacaacactaaagcattaggtaaggtgggtacaACATTACtcacaagttgtgttcaaaaatctgaatttgcgtacgtcgccaaattcatttccttgtttctgatatgaagatgaGACGTGTGTGCctcaaacatctcacatttaccaacaaaacgtacagcgaaagaccgtgcaaaacatttcagaccgtcctgccaacctgtatacattttaacattaatgtacactgtaacgttttttcactctaaagtcgctgaagctgctgctgtttcaatcctgtcggctctctgcagtgggcggggctgttgctcagttccccccacgactgacgcacgcacacacaaacacacacacacacacgcacacacacacacacacacacacacacaaacacacacggtggatgcaggaaaaaccggagatgagacgacacgatgacctaaattgaggacagctcccacaaaatcaggcattttgggctgcgaaatcctggagggactggttaaaacgtgacagataagaagaggcattgcaacaatgtttacaaatatacattgtaacgctggctgctgaatgctttattagtctttctacatgggtttagttaatgatcgggctataataagtccacgtcggctatgtaatcgctgacaaccgggacaatttcatagtggttggtgtaaactgggacgtctggtcaccctacatTGGCCTGATAAAATCTGTTCACTCACAAcaaacgttagcttgctaactaaTGTTAGCCTGATATGCAAATATCAGAACTGAATTGGCTGGTTCACGTGTTAGCGAGGTGCTTTATCTTGGGTGTAAAAATAAGTGATTTGATTTGGGACTTGCCTTAACTAAGGACTCGACTAGACTTGACTTGACATAACCTGGGCCTTGACTTGACTTGCTCCAAAAAGAACTCGAGACTTGCTTGAGACTTGAGACCaaatgacttgagacttacttggtACTTGAGCAAAGATGACTTGGTCACAACACTACTTCCCGTCATTTACAAGACTACCTGGTGTCTCTACAGCAATGCTCTTCCCTGACTGGGCCTACAAACCAGCCTGGTCGCCGGGCTCCAGGCAGGTCCAGCTGTGGCActtcctgctggagctgctggggCGGGGCGAGGGCGGGGCCATCGGCTGGGGAGGGGAGTGGGGTGAGTTCGTCATCCGGGACCCCGAGAGGCTGGCCAGGCTGTGGGGGGAGAGGAAGGGCAAACCACACATGAACTACGACAAGCTCAGCCGGGCGCTCAGGTGATAGACATACGTGTCATCATAGTGACAcgtatataacacacacacacacacacacacacacacacacacacacacacacacacatacacacacacacacacacacacacacacacacacacacacacaaacacacacacacacacacacacacacacacacacacacacactcaaacacacacacacacacacacacacacacacacacacacacacacacactcaaacacaaacacacacacacacacacacacacacacacacacacacacacgcatgcactaAACCTCGTCGTGACTCACTCGGATCTTTCACCCGTGTCTTTAAATTAACCCATGAGTcgagcgagtgaagtctctccttGAGTCATTGTGAAAAGCAAAttcacaacaaaagccattctttcacttctgaaataacatgctTATAGGTTATAGGTTTGGTGTATAGATGTAGCATATCAAAATTAGGTtgatcgattaaaaaaaatattcactgTGGGCATTTCTCCGTTCCTGTTTCTATGTCCACATTGAAAGCCTATATATCAGATCTAAAATAGTGAGTCTGCACTGAGTGAATCCACAGAACTTCCTACTACGTTAGTGGTTAGACAATGGGCTAGCACTGAGTTTCCTTGCCGATTTAGCAATGCTGACTAAAACTAACTCTAAActgacatgcacgcacacacacacgcacgcacgcacacacacacacacacacacacacacacacacacaaacacacgcatacacacacacgcacgtgcgcacacgcacacacacacacacacacacgcatgcacgtacACGCatacacgcgcgcgcgcgcgcgcacagatacacgcacatgcacgcacgcacactcacacacacacacacacacatatacacacacacacacacacacacacacacagttctttAACTGTAAATGTGTGGAATCCTCCCTCTCTGTGCAGCTTCTCCCTCAGGCCGATGctgtaaataaaatgttctcCTCGCCAACATATGTTAAAATTGCAAATTTAAATTTCAAATGCCCGCAGATACATATACGTAGTAACACATGCCATTTGGGCATCCCATAGACTTACTGTCCAGTCCAGTAGACCCAGTCAGAGTGTAGTCTGACACAGAAAACATTTGACTTCCAGATATTACTACAACAAACGCATCCTGCACAAGACCAAAGGGAAAAGATTCACCTACAAGTTCAACTTCAGCAAACTCATCCTGGTCAACTATCCAGGATACCCAccacctccaccaccaccaccacccccgaGCCATCAGGTCATCACCACATCTACACATCTCACATCACAAAGGACTTCACTGAAAACTGATTATATTAGGTTTTATATCAAATGATTAAAAGAGCAACTCGTTTGTCTCTAGGAGATACCTATCGTTTTTATTTCTCATCACATAAGCTGCAATTTGATcagtttctcaaaacatg
This Sander lucioperca isolate FBNREF2018 chromosome 9, SLUC_FBN_1.2, whole genome shotgun sequence DNA region includes the following protein-coding sequences:
- the LOC116040599 gene encoding ETS domain-containing transcription factor ERF-like is translated as MQYSCSSSAGHLSSPYWSRTMLFPDWAYKPAWSPGSRQVQLWHFLLELLGRGEGGAIGWGGEWGEFVIRDPERLARLWGERKGKPHMNYDKLSRALRYYYNKRILHKTKGKRFTYKFNFSKLILVNYPGYPPPPPPPPPPSHQLVPSGPLTFPLLPTESTLPLCGGAGSLMDRAVQSVPYPFLLPCCLPKSIPTPRGALHGHFPYISAPARLGAEIREAGLPPLPSALHVSANGWPNKSPAGWDLNHISRSLFSGVKQTEIQGEERRAGNDAQMGERE